From Salmo salar chromosome ssa21, Ssal_v3.1, whole genome shotgun sequence:
TCACACACATCAATGTTTAATTTCCTTTAATGAATAGATATTAAAGATAATTTTTATTctttctttttccacatttatgcAACAGATTTATTGAGAACATGTACACTGTACTCATGGAAATATTACAGTATGGAAAGGTATGTCTGTTACAGCATTTTGGGGTTAACATTATTAGTTGGTTCAGTTCTTAtagcctaagtgtgtgtgtgtgtgtgtgtgtgtgtgtgtgtgtgtgtgtgtgtgtatattttaaATAGCATAACTTCACACATAGGGCTGATCACCTGAAATTCATACTTGCAGTGCTTAGCGAAGTGTATTGAAATCTTTACAGGCCAGGGGCCCCTGGGGATGCAAATTGTAATGTTTAGTAGTAGGCTTATTAGGGCCAAGCCTTTCTTTTTTATCTGCTTATCAAATACCTGCCTTACATACTCAAATGTTCCCCACTAATTTTCAAATTAAATAACAATACTACTATGCATATTGAGCTCCTCTCAGTAGTCATTCCAAGTCTGTGAGAACTCTTTTCATGTCAATCATTCTTTTGGCTTCAGCAGGGACTTAACGTTACAGTGAAATGTCAACATTTGAAATATGATACACTGAAAATCTGTTATGATTGTGTATTAGACAGAGACGCAACCAATGACGACAGGTGATTGTTATTCCAATGTGCATAGCGACTGGTTTAGCGTGTCCCCATCCAGCTCCATGCAGTTGAAGTAAAGCTGCAATATCTTTCAGATATTAACTTGATGTAACGTCATAGATTCATCATCCTGGACTCAAACTCGTCGATCTTCTGGCGAGTGTTACCTTTGCGTATCTTCCTGTAGGAGACAGTGCTATATTTGGAGCTGGCGTTGTAGTCGGAGGATTTCTTATGACGGGGCTGGCCAGACTTCTGTCCTTCTGAGGACTGGGAACTTGTACCCTGACAGGCCAGGGAATCCTGGGAACCTTTGTCTGTGTCCTCCTCATCCTGACTCGCACTGTTGGGCTCGTCACCAGAGGAGCATGGGGCCTCTGCCTCCCTGTATAGCTGAGCCTCCTCAGGTACAGGCGTGGGAACAGGTGTCTGCTCCTGTGTATCTTTCACCTCCATCTTGTGTGAAGCAGAAGCTTAAATGCAGAAGTACACATTTGTCACTTGTTCTCAGAACAATTTTAATATTCTGAGTTCTCTCATTGTAGTGTACTAAATAATGTAAAATCTGCTTATAAATGTGGTTATATGGTAATTTTACCAAAAATATTCATTGTGGAATGAATGCTGGATTATCGATACTGACAATTTTACTTTGATTGTATAGAATATTCTCCGTATAATTCCGATTTCCTTACCTTTGTTCATCaatgtgtcctgtcctgtatgTTTTTGTGGCTCTGCAAGTGTTTGAGTTGGGATTTGTGCCAATGTTTCTGTCTGGACTGTCTGGGGCTTAGTTAGGCCACTGTCGGTGTGCTGATGTGACCCAGTATCACCCTTGCCCGAAAGGGCAGCGCTCCGGCGGTCTCCTCCCTCCGTGATGGGATCTTTCCCTGTTCCATTCTCCATGACTACACTGGCTGTCTCAGCCTTGAGTAGGCTCACCTTCCCATTCTGTGGTTGAGCTGATTTCTCTGTGGACCCACGGAGCAAGGGACAAGACCTTCCTTCCCCATCTAATGGAGCATCACCCTCATCATAGAACACAGagtcatctccctcctcctcctccatagctCTCTCCACAGCCTGCTCCAGAGACTGGATGGCTCCCAGACTCATCCCACTGATGATCTCCGCCACCTGGGATGCCACCCTGTTCGTATTCCCCTCCATCCCATCCAGGTCCAGTGGAGGAGGAATGTTCTTTTCTCTgtccatgtttttttttgtttgttcaaAATAGTTTTTGTGGTGCTGAAATAATCAGACTTCTCTGACTTCGTCAATTGTCCACCTCTTTTGATTTTTTCCCGACGAGCATTTTGTCGTATCAGTTGCCAGACAGTTCGAGCGTCTTCAGCCGGCCAATGCGGTCATCCACCGCAGTCATCCAATCAAAATACTCATTCTCGTTCCGAGTTATCCCGTTGGCTGGTAAGGGAGAGTACCATCCTGCATTTTTAATCAATGATGTGAGGCCGAGCTGTCTTTTTTGTGCTAGTGTGCGATGTAATTCTTTTAAGCATGTTTGAGCCAATGAAGAACAGAGGTTTTGTGTTGGACCAACAAATGGCTCTTTGTCTGTGTGACTTGGACAAGTGTACTGATTGTACTGATTGTTTAGTATAATCCATCCTGAGTGACCACCTCCCTGTGCCATTCTGAGACCAGATGAACGTTCTCCTGTAGGTTTACTCAAGTGGAAAGCAGGGTAAGCTACGGAATTAAGAGTGCACATGTTGCATGCTTAAGGGTCCCTTAAGAGATGGCAACAAGAACACCTACCATTGCTGGCTAAGTTGCATCAGATCATATCACGTATGACAGTAAGTCGCTTTGTatgaaagcgtctgctaaatgggatATGTTATCATATAGCGGTGTAAAAAGAGAATATaaggtttacatttacattctcCAAGCTAACAGAGAATATAAGAGAAGGAAGGATAGTCTTTTTCAGTATAGAGCTGTAGCGCTGACCTCCCTGTTAACCTCAGTCTAAGCCGTTAGTGCCCTCCCACCTATTCTACGTTAACATATAGAATTGGATCATTTCGTTATTTGATTTTAAGACCCCTTtagccccccccaatttttttatttttaaagttATTTGATTAAAATAATTTGgactttactactatagcccatagaatcGCATTGAATAACATTCGTAAATAGCAACAAAAACAAataataaggaataaggttttgaagtgtctgtcctaataTCTAGGAGATAGAAGAAAGcgcaggaagtgtgtgtgtgtacatgtactttttttttctccatatttaaccccttatttgttACTaggggttacc
This genomic window contains:
- the LOC106581820 gene encoding uncharacterized protein; its protein translation is MDREKNIPPPLDLDGMEGNTNRVASQVAEIISGMSLGAIQSLEQAVERAMEEEEGDDSVFYDEGDAPLDGEGRSCPLLRGSTEKSAQPQNGKVSLLKAETASVVMENGTGKDPITEGGDRRSAALSGKGDTGSHQHTDSGLTKPQTVQTETLAQIPTQTLAEPQKHTGQDTLMNKASASHKMEVKDTQEQTPVPTPVPEEAQLYREAEAPCSSGDEPNSASQDEEDTDKGSQDSLACQGTSSQSSEGQKSGQPRHKKSSDYNASSKYSTVSYRKIRKGNTRQKIDEFESRMMNL